From Microbacterium sp. CGR2:
TCCCGCCTTCGATGCGCTGTAGGCGGTGAAGTCCTTGCCTTCGCCGTTCACACCTGTCGGGCTGCCGGTCAGAATGATCGATCCACCTCCGTGCTGCACCATCGATCGCACGGCGTGCTTGACTGTCAGGAATGTTCCGGTGAGGTTGATGTCGATCGTCCGACGCCAGACATCCAGATCAAGCTCTGCTGCCGGCGCGTCCTGTCCGAACAGCTGCACGCCCGCGTTGGCGACGACCACGTCGGGTGACCAGCCTGCGGCTTCGAGTTCAGCGAAGCCTCCGGCGACGGCATCCTCATCAGAGATGTCCATGGTGATCGCGCGTGCCCTCGCACCGATGTCCGCAGCCGCGAGCGCAGCTCCCTCGGCGTTGCGATCCGCGAGCACCACCCGTGCCCCCTCTCGAGCGAAACGCTTGGCCACCGCCAGACCGATGCCCAGCGCAGCACCGGTGATCAGCGCAGTCTTGCCTTCGAGTCGTGTCACGTTCTTCACCGCTTGATCTGATCGAGGTGCAGCATGCGGGCGAGGTTCTTATCAAGTTCGTCGTCCTGGAAGATCTTCTTCCAGTCGTCCTTGATGATGCTCTCACGGCCGTAGTCCATCGCGATGAGGCACGCGTCGGAGAACGGGTTGTCTCCGCGGAGGCCGTTGGCGAGTGCGACCTGGGTGTGACCGTACAGGATGCTGCGGGCAGCTGCCTCGGGCACGCCCATCGTGTTCACCGTCTCTCGGAGAGCTTCGTTGAGCAGGTCGCCGATCATGCACGCGACGGTCTCGACCAGGGTCGGCTCGAGCTGGGCGAGCTGCTTGATGGTGACCCAGTGCACGTCGATGACGGGCGCGTAGATGGCGCGGACGGTCGCCTCGACGATGGCCTTCTTCGCCTTGTCATCGCTCTCGATCGCGGCGATCGCGTCCTG
This genomic window contains:
- a CDS encoding SDR family NAD(P)-dependent oxidoreductase translates to MKNVTRLEGKTALITGAALGIGLAVAKRFAREGARVVLADRNAEGAALAAADIGARARAITMDISDEDAVAGGFAELEAAGWSPDVVVANAGVQLFGQDAPAAELDLDVWRRTIDINLTGTFLTVKHAVRSMVQHGGGSIILTGSPTGVNGEGKDFTAYSASKAGIHGLGRTVAAAYASQGIRVNTVQPAYTETPLVAAISADPESRAAIVSRIPIGRAGTPDDVTGIMVYLASDEGAFATGALFQVDGGMTSL